TGGTCGGGTTCCGGTGCTCGCTCATTTTTCCTGCTCCTTCATTGTTTCCAGTACGGCATCGAGCCGGCGGTACTGCCGCTCGAGGTTGAGCCGATGGGTGTCGATCCAGCTCGTCAATGTCTCCAGCGCCGCGGCCTCCAGGTGACAGGGGCGACGCTGACCCTCGCGGCTGCGGGTGATCAGCCCGGCCGACTCCAGCACCTGGATGTGCCGGGACACGGCCTGCTTGGTGATCGGGAACGGCTCGGCCAGCTCGTTGACGGTCGCGTCGCCGTGGGAGAGCCGGGCGATCAGCGCCCGCCGGACCGGATCACCCAGTGCCGTGAACGCCCGGTCCAGCCACTCCTCCACATCTTCGTCAACCGCCATCTTTATCAACCAATCTGTTTATCAACGAACTGGTTGATAACCTAGCCGACGTGCGCCGCACCGTCAAGCCGGATGGCCGAGGAGGACCCCGACGAAAGTCAGGGACGGCCGCTGCCGTTGGTGCACCGCGCCGGGGCGCACGCTTGCCCTAGCGTCGGCGGGAATGGAAAGACAATCACCAGAACCCGTGCTGACCAGCGGGAACATCGAGGATGTTCCGGACGCCAGCGCCGCGCTGTACCGGGAGATCGTGGATCTGGCCGCGGGCACCCCTTCCTGGCTGCAGTCCTTCGCCGGGTTCTTCACCGATGCCGCGATCGTGCTACTGGCCGGGTTGATGGTGCTGTGCTGGTGGCGCGCCCGGCGACTGCCTGCCCGCACGATGGCGGTGACAGTGCTGGCCCCGGCAGCCACCGTCCTCGCCTACGGGCTGAGCGAGATCCTCAAACTGGTCAAGCAGGTGGAACGCCCCTGCCGCACGCTGCCCGAGGTGGTACCGATCGTGGACTGCCCGCCGCCAGGCGACTGGTCCTTCCCCAGCAACCACGCGGTGGTCGCGGGCGGTGCCGCGGTCGGCATCCTGCTGGCCTGGCGGGCACTGGGCGCGCTCGCGCTCCCGATCGGCCTCACCGCCGCGGCCTCCCGGGTTTTCGTCGGCGCGCACTACCCGCATGACGTGGTGGTCGGACTGCTGCTCGGCGCGCTCGTGGTGGGTGTGCTGACCGGACTGCTGCTGCGGCCCGCCACCGAGCTGATCACGCGGCTGCGCGAGCGGCAGCGGACCGGAGCGCCGCGACAACCCTATTGAACATAATTTTCGATTACACTGCGCCGGTATGAACGCAGAGGCGATCGGCGGCGTCTTCAGTGCCGCGCACCGGGAGTTCACCGGCTGGTCGGGACGGCTGTGGCGGCCGCTCGGGGAGATCACGGCCGCGGTGGCCAGGCCCGCGCCGGGCGAACGGGTGCTGGACGCCTGCTGTGGCGCGGGGGCATCGGCGATTCCCGCCGCACGCGCGGTGGGCTCCCGCGGGGTCGTGCATGGCGTCGACGTGGCCGAAGGGCTGCTCGAGCACGGCAGACGCGAGGCCGCGGCACTCGGCCTCGATCACCTCCGGTTCGTCAACGCCGACGTGCTGGCCTGGCGGGACGACGCCCCCTACGACCTCGTGCAGTGTGCCTACGGCGTGTTCTTCTTTCCCGATATGGACGAGGGGTCCCGGCGGCTGGCAGGCCTGCTCCGCCCCGGCGGCCGGTTCGCCGTGACCACGTGGCTGCGGGACGGTATGGCACGGCTGGTGCCGATCGGCGTGGCGGCGGCCCTGCCCGAACGCCCCGAACTGGCCGAGTACCGGCAAGGCCGGGGACCGGATGGCCGGGTGGACACCCCCGAGAAGGTGCACTCCTGGCTCACCTCGCTCGGGCTACGGGACGTCACGGTCGAGGAGGTGCGCTTCACCCAGCCGCTGCACGTCGAGGACGCCTGGTCGTTCTTCCTCTCCGCGGCCATGCGCGGTTTCGTCGAAGGACTTCCGCCGGACGCCATCGACCGGGTACGGGCCCGGTTCGAAGAGGGGTTGCGGGAGGCGGATATCGGCATCCTCGACGGCAGCTCACTGATCGGCATCGGGCACGCACCTGGCTGAGCCGCCGCCCGGCTGCGCCAGCACCGGAAACGCCCGAATGCAAATCGATCACCTCGCGTACCGAATCCCAACGCTTGACTGGACAACACGGTAACCATAATCTGTGCCGCGTCAGAAAATTTTCTGACATCACCAGGTACGGCACTTTCGGAATGCCGAAAGATTCACGTTCCACCGCGCACGAACAAAACGTGCGAACCGGGAGCGCCGTGCGACGTCCTGATCGTTTTCGGAACGGTATCGAGGAGGCAAAATGCGTACCACAAGCAAAGGAACTCGTATTTTCGCTGCCGTCGCGACACTACTCGCCGGAATGACGGCCGCGGCACCGGCGGCACAGGCGAGCGAGGCCGAAACGCGGCCGCTCCCGCACTGCACGATGTACATATCCGCCGGTACGGTCGACTGCTACGCCACCTTCCATGAGGCCATCGCCAACGCGACCGGTGGCAAGGTCACCGACGCTCCTTCGGCCGCTTCCGCCATGCACGACGAGGTATTCGCGCAGCGTCTCAACTCGTTGACCGAACCCGACGGCAGCCCGAAAACCGGCGTGGCCAGAGTGGTGACCTCGATCGAGTTCCAGCACCCGAGATACCAGGGTGCGACTTTCACCTGGTACCAGAGCCGGGGCTGCGACAACGACACCGGGGTCGAATACTCCGTCCGGAATATCAAAGACCACAACTCATGGTGGAACGACCGCATATCCTCGTTCCGAGGCTACTCCAAATGCCAGGTGAACCACTACGAACACACCGGTTTCAGAGGCGCGAGAACCGGATACCGCAGTGAGATGAGCACCATGGGCGTGATGGAGGACGAAACCTCGTCGCTGAGATGGAGATGATCCCGGGCACACCGAGGTGAACAGCCGCCCGCGTACCAGGAACCGGCCACCGGTACGCGGGCGGTCACCCGCCGGTCACTGCAGCGCTGTCGGGTCCATGTAGACGACCTCCCAGAGGTGACCGTCGAGGTCGTAGAAGCTACGGCCGTACATCGGGCCCTGGTCCATGGGCTCGCGCACGACCTGCCCGCCCGCGGCGAGTGCCTTGTCGACCAGCTCGTCCACGCCCTGTCTGCTGTCCGCGCTCAGCGCCAGGGTCACCTCGGTGGTCTTGGTAGCGTCCGCGACCTCCTTGCTGGTGAAGCCGGCGAAGAACGACTCGACCAGCAGCAT
The sequence above is drawn from the Amycolatopsis aidingensis genome and encodes:
- a CDS encoding ArsR/SmtB family transcription factor, translating into MAVDEDVEEWLDRAFTALGDPVRRALIARLSHGDATVNELAEPFPITKQAVSRHIQVLESAGLITRSREGQRRPCHLEAAALETLTSWIDTHRLNLERQYRRLDAVLETMKEQEK
- a CDS encoding VOC family protein, translating into MSTKIFVNLPVRDLDKSKEFFTKLGYSINEQFTDENASCVVISEDIYVMLLVESFFAGFTSKEVADATKTTEVTLALSADSRQGVDELVDKALAAGGQVVREPMDQGPMYGRSFYDLDGHLWEVVYMDPTALQ
- a CDS encoding class I SAM-dependent methyltransferase, with protein sequence MNAEAIGGVFSAAHREFTGWSGRLWRPLGEITAAVARPAPGERVLDACCGAGASAIPAARAVGSRGVVHGVDVAEGLLEHGRREAAALGLDHLRFVNADVLAWRDDAPYDLVQCAYGVFFFPDMDEGSRRLAGLLRPGGRFAVTTWLRDGMARLVPIGVAAALPERPELAEYRQGRGPDGRVDTPEKVHSWLTSLGLRDVTVEEVRFTQPLHVEDAWSFFLSAAMRGFVEGLPPDAIDRVRARFEEGLREADIGILDGSSLIGIGHAPG
- a CDS encoding phosphatase PAP2 family protein, translating into MERQSPEPVLTSGNIEDVPDASAALYREIVDLAAGTPSWLQSFAGFFTDAAIVLLAGLMVLCWWRARRLPARTMAVTVLAPAATVLAYGLSEILKLVKQVERPCRTLPEVVPIVDCPPPGDWSFPSNHAVVAGGAAVGILLAWRALGALALPIGLTAAASRVFVGAHYPHDVVVGLLLGALVVGVLTGLLLRPATELITRLRERQRTGAPRQPY